In Haliaeetus albicilla chromosome 2, bHalAlb1.1, whole genome shotgun sequence, a single genomic region encodes these proteins:
- the LOC138688393 gene encoding uncharacterized protein: MDSAIHFVISMQQLKGNIGQKKKREAAFEAAGLALKSRQPCRKSEQYNTVRISDSPLPVAKGAVRSKPPQQPPGLSFLAPEVPDLPLRRGYRQSQRALPTPCPDLPPNPLPRSPSQPPARISLPTPCPDLPPNPLPRSPSQPPARISLPTPCPDLPPNPLPRSPSQPPARISLPTPCPDLPPNPLPRSPSQPPAPISLPTPCPDLPRRRSGSSVALAALAAPRPRGGAAAAAAPASPRPRRSRGPVPGRPGRREPRPRRRGSSSVRRCVPAGSAAGSAARGEPPPPPPVPRRR, from the exons ATGGACTCAGCCATTCATTTTGTTATTAGTATGCAGCAACTCAAAGGAAATATCgggcaaaagaagaaaagagaag CCGCCTTCGAAGCCGCAGGACTTGCCCTGAAATCACGCCAGCCCTGCCGTAAGTCAGAGCAGTACAACACTGTCCGGATTTCGGACAGCCCACTGCCTGTAGCGAAAGGGGCTGTACGGAGCAAACCGCCGCAGCAGCCACCTGGACTCTCGTT CCTGGCCCCCGAAGTACCGGACTTGCCCCTTCGGCGCGGTTACCGCCAATCCCAGAGAGCTCTCCCAACCCCCTGCCCGGATCTCCCTCCCAACCCCCTGCCCCGATCTCCCTCCCAACCCCCTGCCCGGATCTCCCTCCCAACCCCCTGCCCCGATCTCCCTCCCAACCCCCTGCCCCGATCTCCCTCCCAACCCCCTGCCCGGATCTCCCTCCCAACCCCCTGCCCCGATCTCCCTCCCAACCCCCTGCCCCGATCTCCCTCCCAACCCCCTGCCCGGATCTCCCTCCCAACCCCCTGCCCCGATCTCCCTCCCAACCCCCTGCCCCGATCTCCCTCCCAACCCCCTGCCCCGATCTCCCTCCCAACCCCCTGCCCCGATCTCCCCCGCCGCCGCAGCGGCTCCTCAGTTGCATTGGCCGCCCTCGCCGCTCCgcgcccccgcggcggggccgccgccgccgccgcccccgcctccccccgcccccgccgcagCCGGGGACCCGTCCCGGGGAGGCCGGGCCGGCGGGAGCCCCGCCCGCGCCGGCGGGGGAGCAGCAGCGTGCGGCGGTGCGTGCCCGCGGGCAGCGCCGCTGGCTCCGCAGCGCggggggagccgccgccgccgccgccggtgcCGCGGCGGAggtaa